In the Methylomagnum ishizawai genome, AGTTCAGCGTATTTTCGCCTAGGGCCGGTCCAAGGCTGGGATGGGGAGGGCATCCCGCCGTCCCCGCCAGCACCGGCGAGAGGTGGTCCCATGCCCACGACCGCGTCCAGGAAGACCAAGACCCCGGCCTTGCCGGAACCGGCCCTGCACAGCCGGGAGGATTGCGCCGCCTTCATCCAACGGCTCGGGAATCTCCAGCGCGATTTGATCCGCACCGAGACCCTGATGAACGACGAGATCGCCGCCGCCACGGCGTTCCACCAACCCCGGATCGACGCCTTGAAGGCCGAGATCGCGGCCAAGCACGCCGCCATCCAGGCCTGGGCCGAGGCCAACCGCCGGGCGCTGACCGGGGAAGGCAAGTCCAAGACCGTGAATCTCGTGACCGGCACGATCCAATGGCGGCAACGGCCACCCTCGGTCGCGGTCAAGGGCGCGGAGGCGGTGGTCGCGGCCTTGAAGCGCCTGGGCCTTGGGCGTTTCGTCCGGGTCAAGGAGGAGGTGAACAAAGAGGCGGTCCTGGCCGAACCCGCCGCCGTGGCCGAGGTGCCCGGCCTCGTGGTGAACACGGGGGTGGAGGATTTCGTGGTGTCGCCGTTCGAGCAGGAGGCGGGCTAGGCGGCGCCGGGGCGGCTCAGAGGCCCGCCTGCTTCCGCGCCTGCCGGTTGCGGTCCTTCAGCAGCGTGATCAGTATCCCCACCAATTGCTCGCGTTCGCGTTCGAGTTCCTGCGTCCGCTGCAGCCATTCGCCCAGCCTGCCGCGCAGTTGCTCGTTCTCCCGCGCCAGCGCCTCGGATTTCGCGCATTCCTCGACCAGATAGCCCTCGATGGACTCGATCAAGGCCCGGCCATCCTGGTATTCGCGCTCGGACTCCTCGGCCCGCAGGCGCAAGCGTTCCAGCTCGGCCCGCTCGTCCGGCGACAGCGCCGGGACCGGCGGCGGGTCGGTGGGCGGGGTTTCCGGCGGCGGCGGGGACGCGCCGGGACCGGGGGCGGGTTCGGGTTTGCGCCGCGCCCTGGCGGGCCGGGGCGCGGCCACGCGCCGGGGGGGCGGATCGAACATGTCGAGGGTGCGGGGATCGCGGGACTCGGCCCGGTCCTTGGCTTTGCGGGGCGTCGCCGGGTTCAAGCGGGATGCGCCTCCGTGGTCGCGGTGCGGGGGGCGGTCGGCATGGGGTTCCTCGTCGTGCTGGGTGGGGACGCGAACTATAGCGCCGTGGACGCCGGAACGCCCCTCCGGCCCGGTGCCCCGGTCGCGGTCAGGCCGTCGGCTGCATCGGTCCGGGTGTCGCCCGGCCATCACAAATCTTCCGGTGGCGGCTATTCTTCGTGCCTGGGCCTGTACAGCTACCTTATCCGCCGAGCAACACCTCCCCTAGGAACACGACGATGACCAAACCCACGCAAACGCTCCTCTGCGCCGCCCTCGCCATGGCGGTCCTCGCCCCCCTCGCCGCGC is a window encoding:
- a CDS encoding host-nuclease inhibitor Gam family protein — encoded protein: MPTTASRKTKTPALPEPALHSREDCAAFIQRLGNLQRDLIRTETLMNDEIAAATAFHQPRIDALKAEIAAKHAAIQAWAEANRRALTGEGKSKTVNLVTGTIQWRQRPPSVAVKGAEAVVAALKRLGLGRFVRVKEEVNKEAVLAEPAAVAEVPGLVVNTGVEDFVVSPFEQEAG